The following coding sequences lie in one Halobacteria archaeon AArc-dxtr1 genomic window:
- a CDS encoding PQQ-dependent sugar dehydrogenase — MSERDISEIRRRTMLQGAAAGTAVAALGVPTAVAQDDDENDVDDDDEDVDDNGAIFGEGPTVALETIADGLDQPTDLQVPEGDDRLFIVDQTGQIHIHDENDVDDDDEEDEDVDDNDVEDDENDNDVEDDENGADENDNDADENDENDVDDNDNNIFLDTPEDMVDLDDDFDERGLLGLAFHPEFEENGQIFVRYSAEGDEPEYGAPGTEVPEEVDHLDRLSRFETTDDDNTEVDPDSEEIILEIAQPQFNHNAGPIRFGPDDYLYVTTGDGGGAGDADEGHVEDWYDEIEGGNGQDTEHNLLGGILRIDVDDDGDDERNYGIPDDNPLVDYEDEGQLPEYWAWGLRNPWRMSFEDGELLTGDVGQALFEIVNHVEAGGNYAWNPWEGTHCFDPDTPEEPPEDCPDSVDDDVTEPRGGEPLLGPVLEYPQEADMGRYADEYDEAGTIGDDRDRIGTAIIGGYMYEGSEVEDLEDTYIFGDWSWDGGEGGRLFIAHPDEEWMDHENDDEDENDADENDNDVENNDDNDVDNADNDENDVDDEDENDDENGVGDEDLERYHPPDEVDLWEMEELTVESDDEELADDGMMQQFVNAFGRDDDGEVYVLTSDSSTIEGEGYVSRIVPADEHDDDDEEDVDDNDVDDDDEENGADDDNGADDNNDE; from the coding sequence ATGTCAGAACGAGATATTTCCGAGATTCGACGGCGAACGATGCTTCAGGGAGCCGCAGCCGGTACTGCTGTGGCTGCCCTGGGCGTACCGACAGCAGTGGCACAGGACGACGACGAGAACGACGTCGACGATGACGACGAGGACGTCGACGACAACGGCGCGATATTCGGTGAGGGGCCAACGGTGGCCCTCGAAACGATCGCCGACGGGCTCGATCAGCCCACCGACCTCCAGGTCCCGGAGGGCGACGACCGGCTGTTCATCGTCGATCAGACCGGCCAGATCCATATCCACGACGAGAACGACGTCGACGATGACGACGAGGAGGACGAGGACGTCGACGACAACGACGTCGAGGACGACGAGAACGACAACGACGTCGAGGACGATGAGAACGGCGCCGATGAGAACGATAACGACGCCGACGAGAACGATGAAAACGACGTTGACGACAATGACAACAACATCTTCCTCGACACCCCAGAGGATATGGTCGACCTCGACGACGACTTCGATGAGCGAGGGCTACTGGGGCTCGCGTTCCACCCCGAATTCGAGGAGAACGGACAGATCTTCGTGCGGTATAGTGCCGAAGGCGATGAGCCGGAGTACGGCGCCCCCGGCACCGAGGTTCCCGAAGAGGTCGATCACTTAGACCGGCTGTCTCGATTCGAGACGACCGACGACGACAATACGGAGGTCGACCCCGACTCCGAGGAGATTATCCTCGAGATCGCACAGCCACAGTTCAACCACAACGCCGGCCCGATCCGGTTCGGTCCCGACGACTACCTCTACGTCACCACCGGCGACGGTGGCGGCGCAGGCGACGCCGACGAGGGGCACGTCGAGGACTGGTACGACGAGATCGAGGGTGGAAACGGCCAGGACACCGAGCACAACCTCCTCGGCGGCATCCTGCGGATCGACGTCGACGACGACGGCGACGACGAGCGCAACTACGGCATCCCCGACGATAATCCGCTGGTCGACTACGAAGACGAGGGCCAGCTACCCGAGTACTGGGCCTGGGGACTGCGAAACCCGTGGCGGATGTCCTTCGAGGACGGCGAGTTGCTAACCGGCGACGTGGGACAGGCGCTGTTCGAGATCGTCAACCACGTCGAGGCCGGCGGCAACTACGCGTGGAATCCCTGGGAAGGGACTCACTGCTTCGATCCGGACACCCCCGAGGAGCCGCCCGAAGACTGCCCCGACTCGGTCGACGACGACGTCACCGAGCCCCGCGGTGGCGAGCCCCTGCTCGGTCCAGTCCTCGAGTACCCACAGGAGGCAGACATGGGCCGGTACGCAGACGAGTACGACGAAGCCGGAACGATCGGCGACGATCGCGACCGTATCGGAACCGCGATCATCGGCGGCTACATGTACGAGGGAAGCGAGGTCGAGGACCTCGAGGACACGTACATCTTCGGCGACTGGAGCTGGGACGGCGGCGAAGGCGGTCGGCTGTTCATCGCCCATCCAGACGAGGAGTGGATGGATCACGAAAATGATGATGAAGACGAAAACGACGCCGATGAAAACGACAACGACGTAGAGAACAACGACGACAACGACGTCGATAACGCCGACAACGACGAGAACGATGTCGACGACGAGGATGAGAACGACGACGAGAACGGCGTCGGCGACGAAGACTTAGAACGGTACCACCCGCCGGACGAGGTCGACCTCTGGGAGATGGAAGAGCTCACGGTCGAGAGCGACGACGAGGAGCTGGCCGACGACGGCATGATGCAGCAGTTTGTCAACGCCTTCGGCCGCGACGACGACGGCGAGGTGTACGTGCTAACGAGCGATTCCTCCACCATCGAGGGCGAGGGGTACGTCAGTCGGATCGTGCCGGCCGACGAGCACGATGACGATGACGAGGAGGACGTCGACGACAACGACGTCGACGATGATGACGAAGAGAACGGCGCCGACGACGATAACGGCGCTGACGACAACAACGACGAATAA